A DNA window from Bradyrhizobium barranii subsp. barranii contains the following coding sequences:
- a CDS encoding MFS transporter, with protein MTTNPTRNPTWISDWRPEDEAFWNAGGKVIARRNLIWSIVAEHIGFSVWLIWSIVTTKLPQAGFHYTTDQLFQLVAVPGLIGALMRFPYTFAVTTFGGRNWTIFSAAVLFIPTLSLAYFVGQPDTPFWLMLLIASTAGLGGGNFASSMTNISFFFPDRMKGWALGLNAAGGNIGVSSVQLLTPILMTLAVINLFQASPVDGIFLQNAGLMWVLPIAIAVFGAVFFMNNLTTAKSSIKNQLAVVKRKHTWIMAYLYIGTFGSFIGYSAAFPLLIKTQFPAISISISIAFLGPLVGSLSRPLGGLLADKIGGSILTFWNFIAMAGATVGVLYFVGHKDFTGFLAMFLILFVTTGIGNGSTYRMIPSIFREQNLFRVRGKGDAARAAALKTASIESGAAVGFIGAIGAVGGYLIPTGFGKSIAMTGGPSLALAIYLAFYASCLGLTWWFYLRRSPQGEGASSLAEARV; from the coding sequence ATGACGACGAATCCGACTCGAAATCCGACGTGGATTTCTGATTGGCGCCCCGAAGACGAGGCGTTCTGGAATGCGGGCGGCAAAGTGATCGCCCGGCGTAACCTGATCTGGTCGATCGTGGCCGAGCATATCGGCTTCTCGGTGTGGCTGATCTGGAGCATCGTCACCACCAAGCTGCCGCAGGCGGGCTTCCACTACACCACCGACCAGCTGTTCCAGCTCGTCGCGGTGCCCGGGCTGATCGGCGCATTGATGCGCTTCCCCTATACGTTCGCGGTCACGACCTTCGGCGGCCGCAACTGGACCATTTTCAGCGCGGCTGTCCTGTTCATCCCGACGCTGTCGCTCGCCTACTTCGTCGGCCAGCCCGACACCCCGTTCTGGCTGATGCTGCTGATCGCATCGACCGCGGGTCTCGGTGGCGGCAATTTCGCCTCCAGCATGACCAACATCTCCTTCTTCTTCCCTGACCGGATGAAGGGATGGGCGCTGGGGCTGAACGCGGCGGGCGGCAATATCGGCGTCTCCAGCGTGCAGCTGTTGACCCCGATCCTGATGACGCTCGCGGTCATCAACCTGTTCCAGGCGTCCCCCGTCGACGGCATCTTCCTCCAGAACGCAGGCCTGATGTGGGTGCTGCCGATCGCGATCGCGGTGTTCGGCGCGGTGTTCTTCATGAACAACCTGACCACGGCCAAGTCGTCGATCAAGAACCAGCTTGCGGTGGTCAAGCGCAAGCACACCTGGATCATGGCGTATCTCTATATCGGAACATTCGGATCCTTCATCGGCTACTCGGCGGCGTTCCCGCTGCTGATCAAGACCCAGTTTCCGGCGATCTCGATCTCGATCTCGATCGCGTTCCTCGGGCCGCTGGTCGGTTCGCTGTCGCGGCCGCTCGGCGGCTTGCTCGCCGACAAGATCGGCGGCTCCATCCTCACCTTCTGGAACTTCATCGCGATGGCGGGCGCCACCGTCGGCGTGCTCTACTTCGTCGGGCACAAGGACTTCACCGGCTTCCTTGCGATGTTCCTGATCCTGTTCGTGACGACGGGCATCGGCAACGGCTCGACCTACCGCATGATCCCCTCGATCTTCCGCGAGCAGAACCTGTTCAGGGTGCGCGGCAAGGGCGATGCGGCGCGCGCGGCGGCCTTGAAGACCGCGAGCATCGAGAGCGGTGCGGCGGTCGGCTTCATCGGCGCGATCGGCGCGGTCGGCGGCTATCTGATCCCGACCGGTTTCGGCAAGTCGATCGCTATGACCGGCGGGCCGTCGCTCGCGCTCGCGATCTATCTCGCTTTCTACGCCTCCTGCCTCGGACTGACCTGGTGGTTCTACCTGCGTCGCAGCCCGCAGGGTGAGGGCGCGTCAAGCCTCGCGGAAGCGCGAGTCTGA
- a CDS encoding globin family protein gives MTSEQITLVQQSFSKVAPISEAAAVLFYDRLFEVAPSVRAMFPEDMTEQRKKLMGMLAAVVGGLSKLETILPAASALAKRHVAYGAKAEHYPVVGATLLWTLEKGLGEAWTPELATAWTDAYGVLSGYMISEAYGAQAQAAE, from the coding sequence ATGACTTCAGAACAGATCACCCTCGTCCAGCAGAGCTTTTCCAAGGTCGCGCCGATTTCAGAGGCGGCCGCGGTGCTGTTCTACGATCGCCTGTTCGAGGTGGCGCCGTCCGTGCGCGCGATGTTTCCCGAGGACATGACCGAGCAGCGCAAGAAGCTGATGGGCATGCTCGCCGCCGTCGTCGGCGGACTGTCGAAGCTCGAGACGATTCTTCCCGCGGCCTCGGCGCTCGCCAAGCGTCACGTCGCCTATGGCGCCAAGGCCGAGCACTATCCGGTGGTCGGCGCGACCTTGCTGTGGACGCTGGAAAAGGGCCTCGGCGAGGCCTGGACGCCCGAACTCGCCACGGCCTGGACCGACGCCTATGGCGTGCTGTCCGGCTACATGATTTCCGAGGCCTACGGCGCACAGGCGCAGGCCGCCGAGTAG
- a CDS encoding NAD(P)/FAD-dependent oxidoreductase, with translation MSEPLVIVGNGMAAARLVDELAKTSLGRYAVAVIGEEPRLAYNRVLLSSVLAGETGSHEIELRPADWWRHRGVTVRYGYRVTEIDTGRRELKIEGEESVEYSKLVLATGSTPLRLNVPGADLTGVHTFRDTRDVDLLLTLAAAKKRVVVVGGGLLGLEAAYGLAKAGAPVTLLHLMDRLMERQLDLPAADLLKTLVERKGIRILLNASTARIHGEGHVEAVELADGTRIEADAVIFAAGIRPNVALAKEAGIAVNRGIVVNDEMQTASPDIYALGECAEHRGTCYGLVEPAYEQARVLARHLAGRPAAYQGSVVSTNLKVSGVSVFSAGDFMGGDGSESLVLTDRRRGTYKKLVIADGRLTGAVLIGDTVDALWYLELIRNRDKVAAIRTDMMFGRALARPSKAA, from the coding sequence GTGAGTGAACCGCTGGTCATCGTCGGTAACGGTATGGCGGCCGCGCGTCTGGTCGACGAGCTCGCCAAGACCTCGCTCGGCCGCTACGCGGTCGCGGTGATCGGCGAAGAGCCGCGGCTCGCTTACAACCGCGTGCTGCTCTCCTCCGTGCTGGCCGGCGAGACCGGCTCGCACGAGATCGAGCTGAGGCCGGCGGACTGGTGGCGCCATCGCGGCGTCACCGTGCGCTACGGCTACCGCGTCACCGAGATCGACACCGGCCGCCGCGAGCTTAAGATCGAAGGTGAAGAGAGCGTCGAATATTCCAAGCTCGTGCTCGCCACCGGCTCGACGCCGCTGCGGCTCAACGTCCCCGGCGCCGATCTCACCGGGGTGCACACCTTTCGCGATACGCGCGACGTCGATCTGCTGCTGACGCTCGCTGCGGCGAAGAAGCGCGTCGTCGTGGTCGGCGGCGGCCTGCTCGGGCTCGAAGCGGCCTATGGCCTTGCGAAAGCCGGCGCGCCGGTGACGCTGCTGCACCTGATGGACCGGCTGATGGAGCGCCAGCTCGATCTGCCGGCGGCCGACCTGCTGAAGACGCTGGTCGAACGCAAGGGCATCCGCATCCTGCTCAACGCCTCCACCGCCCGCATTCACGGCGAGGGCCATGTCGAAGCCGTCGAGCTCGCCGACGGTACGCGCATCGAGGCGGATGCCGTGATCTTCGCCGCCGGCATCAGGCCGAATGTGGCGCTTGCCAAAGAGGCGGGCATCGCGGTCAACCGCGGTATCGTCGTCAACGACGAGATGCAGACGGCCTCGCCCGACATCTACGCGCTCGGCGAATGTGCCGAGCATCGCGGCACCTGCTACGGCCTGGTCGAGCCCGCTTACGAGCAGGCGCGCGTGCTGGCGCGGCATCTCGCCGGACGTCCCGCCGCCTATCAGGGCAGCGTGGTCTCGACCAATCTGAAAGTCTCGGGCGTCAGCGTCTTCTCCGCCGGCGACTTCATGGGCGGGGACGGCAGCGAGAGCCTGGTACTCACCGACCGCAGGCGCGGCACCTACAAGAAGCTCGTGATCGCCGACGGCCGGCTCACGGGTGCGGTGCTGATCGGCGATACCGTCGATGCGCTCTGGTATCTCGAGCTGATCCGCAATCGCGACAAGGTGGCGGCAATCCGCACCGACATGATGTTCGGCCGCGCTCTGGCGCGTCCTTCCAAGGCGGCTTGA
- a CDS encoding nitrate reductase, whose protein sequence is MTVIDPTLRATKTTCPYCGVGCGVLATPDGNGGAAIAGDPDHPANFGRLCSKGSALGETVGLESRLLYPMIRCKGVLERVAWSDALDHVAHRMQHIVARDGADAVAFYLSGQLLTEDYYVANKLMKGFVGTANVDTNSRLCMSSSVAGHRRAFGADTVPGCYEDLDQADLLVFVGSNAAWCHPVLFQRMLKNRQERGARMIVIDPRRTDTAGDVDLFLGLKPGTDTALFSGLFVHLADSGALDQDYIAQNTSGFDDALARARNIAGSVTATALATGLSEQDVAAFFKMFRDTERVVTLYSQGVNQSAQGTDKVNAILNCHLATGRIGKPGASPFSLTGQPNAMGGREVGGLANQLAAHMNFTPPDIDRVRRFWKAPRIATHEGLKAVQLFEAINRGEVKALWVMGTNPAVSLPDADVVREALKKLELFVVSENVLSNDTVEAGPHVLLPALAWGEKSGTVTNSERRISRQRSFLPAPGEARPDWWILSETAKRLGFGDSFNYKSAADIFREHAALSAFENDGSRDFDIGALTALSDEAFDALKPVQWPAREGEAAGERFFANGGFFTNDGKGRFVAPEVPSLRGETGPSRPLRLNTGRIRDQWHTMTRTGLSQRLGAHLPEPFVEIHPDDASKHGIAHDGYARITTDYGQCILKVVVSDRQQRGTLFAPIHWSAMNASHGRVGALVQSFTDPFSGQPESKATPAAISPYEYVFRGFALSREQLDLPPNLMWTRVTVTGGFGYLFADNADLSRWPAWLDGVAGEDVADYRDFGGGVYRAASFAGDRIETCLFVGPAHDAGDWEVVKSLFVADHVTDEQRRMLLSGKSTEGAASTGPIVCACFGVGRGTICDTIASGARTAAEIGAKLKAGTNCGSCIPELKRLIATTEVAPAKQVKLAGVAG, encoded by the coding sequence ATGACGGTGATCGATCCCACGCTCCGCGCCACCAAGACGACCTGTCCCTACTGCGGCGTCGGCTGCGGCGTGCTGGCGACGCCCGACGGCAACGGTGGCGCGGCGATCGCGGGCGATCCGGATCATCCCGCCAATTTCGGCCGGCTGTGCTCGAAGGGCTCGGCGCTCGGCGAGACCGTCGGGCTGGAGAGCCGGCTGCTCTATCCGATGATCCGCTGCAAGGGCGTGCTCGAACGCGTCGCCTGGAGCGATGCACTCGACCACGTCGCCCATCGCATGCAACACATCGTGGCGCGCGACGGCGCCGATGCGGTCGCGTTCTATCTCTCGGGCCAGCTCCTGACCGAGGACTATTACGTCGCCAACAAGCTGATGAAGGGCTTTGTCGGCACGGCGAATGTCGACACCAATTCGCGGCTCTGCATGTCGTCCTCGGTCGCCGGCCATCGCCGCGCCTTCGGTGCCGACACCGTGCCCGGCTGCTATGAGGATCTCGACCAGGCTGATTTGCTCGTCTTCGTCGGCTCGAATGCGGCCTGGTGCCATCCGGTGCTGTTCCAGCGCATGCTGAAGAACAGGCAGGAGCGCGGCGCGCGCATGATCGTGATCGATCCGCGCCGGACCGACACGGCCGGCGACGTCGATCTGTTCCTCGGCCTCAAGCCCGGTACCGACACCGCCTTGTTCTCCGGCCTGTTCGTCCATCTCGCCGACAGCGGCGCGCTGGACCAGGATTACATCGCGCAGAACACGTCTGGCTTCGACGACGCGCTGGCGCGCGCGCGCAACATCGCCGGCAGTGTCACCGCGACCGCGCTGGCGACGGGCCTGTCCGAACAGGACGTCGCCGCCTTCTTCAAGATGTTCCGCGACACCGAGCGCGTCGTCACGCTCTATTCGCAGGGCGTCAACCAGTCGGCGCAGGGCACCGACAAGGTCAACGCGATCCTGAACTGCCATCTTGCCACGGGGCGCATTGGCAAGCCGGGCGCCTCGCCGTTCTCGCTCACCGGCCAGCCCAACGCGATGGGCGGCCGCGAGGTCGGCGGCCTTGCCAACCAGCTCGCCGCGCATATGAACTTCACCCCGCCCGACATCGACCGTGTCAGGCGGTTCTGGAAGGCGCCGCGCATCGCCACCCATGAAGGGTTGAAGGCGGTGCAGCTGTTCGAGGCGATCAACCGCGGCGAGGTCAAGGCGCTGTGGGTGATGGGCACCAACCCGGCGGTGTCATTGCCGGACGCGGACGTCGTGCGTGAAGCGCTGAAGAAGCTCGAGCTGTTCGTGGTCTCCGAGAACGTGCTGTCTAACGACACGGTCGAGGCGGGTCCGCATGTGCTGCTGCCGGCGCTCGCCTGGGGCGAGAAGTCGGGCACGGTGACCAACTCCGAGCGCCGCATCTCGCGCCAGCGCTCGTTCCTGCCGGCGCCGGGCGAGGCGCGGCCGGACTGGTGGATTCTGAGCGAGACCGCAAAGCGGCTCGGGTTCGGCGACAGCTTTAACTATAAATCCGCCGCCGATATTTTCCGCGAGCATGCCGCGCTCTCTGCTTTCGAGAACGACGGCAGCCGCGATTTCGACATCGGCGCGCTGACCGCGCTCTCGGACGAGGCCTTCGACGCCTTGAAGCCGGTGCAGTGGCCGGCGCGCGAAGGCGAGGCGGCCGGCGAGCGCTTCTTCGCGAACGGCGGCTTCTTCACCAATGACGGCAAAGGCCGCTTCGTCGCGCCGGAGGTGCCGTCACTGCGCGGCGAGACCGGGCCGTCGCGCCCGCTGCGGCTCAACACCGGACGTATCCGCGACCAGTGGCACACCATGACGCGCACGGGCCTCAGCCAGCGTCTCGGCGCGCATCTGCCGGAGCCGTTCGTCGAGATCCACCCGGATGATGCCAGCAAACACGGCATCGCGCATGACGGCTACGCCCGCATCACCACCGATTACGGCCAGTGCATCCTGAAGGTCGTCGTCAGCGACCGTCAGCAGCGCGGCACGCTGTTCGCGCCGATCCACTGGAGCGCGATGAACGCCTCGCACGGCCGCGTCGGGGCGCTCGTGCAGTCCTTCACCGATCCGTTCTCGGGCCAGCCGGAGTCGAAAGCCACGCCGGCGGCGATCTCGCCTTATGAGTACGTCTTCCGCGGCTTTGCGCTGTCGCGCGAGCAGCTCGATCTGCCGCCGAACCTGATGTGGACCCGTGTCACGGTTACGGGCGGCTTCGGCTATCTCTTCGCCGACAATGCGGATCTGTCGCGCTGGCCGGCCTGGCTCGACGGCGTCGCCGGCGAGGACGTCGCCGACTATCGCGACTTCGGAGGCGGCGTTTATCGCGCGGCCTCGTTCGCGGGCGACCGCATCGAGACCTGCCTGTTCGTCGGCCCCGCGCATGATGCCGGCGACTGGGAGGTGGTGAAGAGCCTGTTCGTGGCCGATCACGTCACCGACGAGCAGCGCCGCATGCTGCTGTCAGGCAAATCGACGGAGGGCGCGGCCTCGACCGGCCCCATCGTCTGCGCCTGCTTCGGCGTCGGCCGCGGCACCATCTGCGACACCATCGCGAGCGGCGCGCGCACGGCGGCCGAGATCGGCGCCAAGCTCAAGGCCGGCACCAATTGCGGGTCATGTATCCCCGAGCTGAAGCGGCTGATCGCGACGACGGAAGTGGCGCCGGCGAAGCAGGTCAAGCTCGCGGGTGTGGCGGGGTAG